A region from the Corallococcus caeni genome encodes:
- a CDS encoding ABC transporter permease: MNYVGLAGRDLLRNPLRLTLTILAGAVGVTAFIFLSTVVDLFYYNARAAQVDRLIVRNKVSFTQPLPLSYYARIAALPGVTSVTHQEWFGGTLGDTQKDFFANFAIDPHTFLDVFPEYLVPPQQLAAFRGDPCGALVGERLARRFGWKVGDRVTLKGQIYPGDWTFNVRGIYTGARPGVDTTALLFGYRCLNESDRLTEARKDQVGIYAVRVDDPARSAGVAAAIDHLFDNSPYPTKTESEKAFQLGFVAMSSAIVTAVRVVSSVILLIILLVIGNTLAMGVRERTRDIATLRAMGFRPRTVVALVLSESAVIGLCSAALGATAAPLLVGVFAKLIASRFGPMPDHLTRGHTLWVSALAAVMVALLAGVGPALRAVRLPVAEGLRKVA, translated from the coding sequence GTGAACTACGTGGGACTGGCGGGCCGGGACCTGCTGCGCAACCCGCTGCGGCTGACGCTGACCATCCTTGCGGGCGCGGTGGGCGTGACGGCCTTCATCTTCCTGAGCACCGTCGTCGACCTGTTCTATTACAACGCGCGGGCCGCGCAGGTGGACCGGCTCATCGTGCGCAACAAGGTGTCCTTCACCCAGCCGCTGCCGCTGTCCTACTACGCGCGCATCGCCGCGCTGCCGGGCGTCACCTCCGTCACGCACCAGGAGTGGTTCGGCGGCACGCTGGGCGACACGCAGAAGGACTTCTTCGCCAACTTCGCCATCGACCCCCACACCTTCCTGGACGTCTTCCCGGAGTACCTCGTCCCGCCTCAGCAGCTGGCCGCCTTCCGCGGCGACCCGTGCGGCGCGCTCGTGGGGGAGCGGCTGGCACGGCGCTTCGGCTGGAAGGTCGGGGACCGCGTGACGCTCAAGGGGCAGATCTACCCCGGTGACTGGACGTTCAACGTGCGCGGCATCTACACCGGCGCGCGCCCCGGCGTGGACACCACCGCGCTGTTGTTCGGCTACCGCTGCCTCAACGAGAGCGACCGGCTGACGGAGGCGCGCAAGGACCAGGTGGGCATCTACGCGGTGCGCGTGGATGACCCGGCGCGCTCGGCGGGGGTGGCGGCGGCCATCGACCACCTGTTCGACAACAGCCCCTACCCGACGAAGACCGAGAGCGAGAAGGCCTTCCAGCTGGGCTTCGTGGCCATGTCCTCGGCCATCGTCACCGCGGTGCGGGTGGTGTCCTCCGTCATCCTGCTCATCATCCTGCTCGTCATCGGCAACACGCTGGCCATGGGTGTGCGCGAGCGCACCCGCGACATCGCCACCCTGCGCGCCATGGGCTTCCGCCCTCGCACCGTGGTGGCGTTGGTGCTGTCCGAGTCCGCCGTCATCGGCCTGTGCTCCGCGGCGCTGGGCGCGACGGCCGCGCCGCTGCTGGTGGGCGTCTTCGCGAAGCTCATCGCCTCGCGGTTCGGCCCCATGCCGGACCACCTCACGCGCGGGCACACGCTCTGGGTGTCCGCGCTCGCGGCGGTGATGGTGGCCCTGCTGGCGGGCGTGGGGCCGGCCCTGCGCGCGGTGCGGCTGCCGGTGGCGGAAGGCCTGCGGAAGGTGGCCTGA
- a CDS encoding efflux RND transporter periplasmic adaptor subunit codes for MSDAQSQTALSALRIDRSAAPLKRQRRLRWLIPAALLLAVLIAVAAAVARRAPTVRVAEVREPLPGEQQTELSASGYVDSRRRSVIAPLIAGQLVEVTVEEGEPVRQGQVMARLDDRDARVVLDRAEAEVRSAEARLGASQAQALNAERTTERTRNLTRQGAVARAQLLDVETAGRAALESLNLAKAQLAVARRAREAARLQLAHTVVRAPFDGTVSKKLANEGAVLAPAALTGTNLGGIVELVDLRALEVEAEVSEEQLSRIHTGQPTLIFLDALPERAFPGQVATVRPAIDRSKATATVLVRFQSVPQGALPDMGAKVSFLRQPLPPGELDAHGQPPRVPASAVVHDGKGDAVWVVKDARLTRQPVRVGERVGDEVSLTQGPRAGTQVVVAPDPRRLRDGRRVKVETGGG; via the coding sequence TTGAGCGACGCACAGTCCCAGACCGCGCTGAGCGCGCTGCGCATCGACCGCTCCGCCGCCCCCCTGAAGCGACAGCGCAGGCTGCGCTGGCTCATCCCCGCGGCGCTGCTGCTCGCGGTGCTCATCGCAGTGGCGGCCGCGGTGGCACGCCGCGCGCCCACCGTGCGCGTGGCGGAGGTGCGTGAGCCGCTCCCCGGGGAGCAGCAGACGGAGCTGTCCGCGTCCGGCTACGTCGACTCGCGGCGCCGCTCGGTCATCGCGCCGCTCATCGCCGGGCAGCTCGTGGAGGTCACCGTGGAGGAGGGAGAGCCCGTGCGGCAGGGGCAGGTGATGGCCCGCCTGGATGACCGGGACGCCCGCGTGGTGCTGGACCGCGCGGAGGCGGAGGTGCGGTCCGCCGAGGCCCGGCTCGGCGCCTCCCAGGCCCAGGCCCTCAACGCCGAGCGCACCACCGAGCGCACGCGCAACCTCACGAGGCAGGGCGCCGTCGCCCGGGCCCAGCTGCTCGACGTGGAGACCGCGGGCCGCGCCGCGCTGGAGTCCCTCAACCTGGCCAAGGCGCAGCTCGCCGTCGCCCGCAGGGCGCGTGAGGCGGCCCGCCTCCAGCTCGCGCACACCGTGGTGCGCGCGCCGTTCGACGGCACCGTGTCGAAGAAGCTCGCGAACGAGGGCGCGGTGCTCGCGCCCGCCGCCCTCACCGGCACCAACCTGGGCGGCATCGTCGAGCTGGTAGACCTCCGGGCCCTGGAGGTCGAGGCCGAGGTCAGCGAGGAGCAGCTGTCGCGCATCCACACCGGCCAGCCCACGCTCATCTTCCTGGACGCACTGCCCGAGCGCGCCTTCCCCGGCCAGGTGGCCACGGTGCGCCCCGCCATCGACCGCTCCAAGGCCACTGCCACGGTGCTGGTGCGCTTCCAGTCCGTCCCCCAGGGCGCGCTGCCGGACATGGGCGCCAAGGTGTCCTTCCTCCGCCAGCCGCTGCCCCCGGGCGAGCTGGACGCCCACGGCCAGCCTCCGCGCGTGCCCGCCAGCGCGGTGGTGCACGACGGCAAGGGCGACGCCGTGTGGGTGGTGAAGGACGCGCGGCTCACCCGCCAGCCGGTGCGCGTGGGCGAGCGCGTGGGCGACGAGGTGTCCCTGACGCAGGGGCCCCGCGCGGGCACGCAGGTGGTGGTGGCGCCGGACCCGAGGCGCCTGCGCGACGGCCGGCGCGTGAAGGTGGAGACGGGGGGCGGATGA
- a CDS encoding ABC transporter ATP-binding protein translates to MSQDALSVPAPAMVRLRGVSKTYRRGTVEVPVLAGVDLTIDTGAFEAFMGPSGSGKSTLLNLVSGLDQPTTGSVEVAGRDLGQMDDRALSDWRAAHVGFVFQLYNLIPVLSAAENVELPLLLTPLTRAERRRHVAAALELVGLTHRVSHRPPQLSGGEQQRVAIARAIVSDPDLIIADEPTGDLDRKAAEAVLDLFGVLHRDLHKTLVMVTHDPHAAERAGRVHHLDKGVLQ, encoded by the coding sequence ATGAGCCAGGACGCCCTGTCAGTCCCGGCCCCCGCCATGGTGCGCCTCCGGGGCGTGTCCAAGACGTACCGGCGCGGCACGGTGGAGGTGCCCGTGCTGGCGGGGGTGGACCTGACCATCGACACCGGCGCCTTCGAGGCCTTCATGGGGCCGTCCGGCTCCGGCAAGTCCACGCTGCTCAACCTCGTCTCCGGGCTGGACCAGCCCACCACCGGCAGCGTCGAGGTGGCCGGCCGCGACCTGGGGCAGATGGACGACCGCGCGCTGAGCGACTGGCGCGCCGCGCACGTGGGCTTCGTCTTCCAGCTGTACAACCTCATCCCGGTGCTCAGCGCCGCGGAGAACGTGGAACTGCCCCTGCTGCTCACGCCGCTGACGCGCGCGGAGCGGCGCCGGCACGTGGCCGCCGCGCTGGAGCTGGTGGGCCTCACCCACCGCGTGAGCCACCGCCCGCCGCAGCTGTCCGGCGGCGAGCAGCAGCGCGTGGCCATCGCCCGCGCCATCGTGTCCGACCCGGACCTCATCATCGCGGACGAGCCCACGGGGGACCTGGACCGCAAGGCGGCGGAGGCCGTGCTGGACCTCTTCGGCGTGCTCCACCGGGACCTGCACAAGACGCTGGTCATGGTGACGCACGACCCGCACGCCGCGGAGCGCGCCGGGCGCGTGCACCACCTGGACAAGGGGGTGCTCCAGTGA